Below is a window of Malania oleifera isolate guangnan ecotype guangnan chromosome 1, ASM2987363v1, whole genome shotgun sequence DNA.
accttcattacAACATCTTAAGaaaattgtatttgtttttggttgcaaaaacattttcaaatatctactgtgtttttatcttgaaaatatttgatgagatatttgctagtgtgataaaatctttgttgcaatattcgctaactcatatatcccttgctgaatacaaagattgaatatccttttgcaaaccaaacttatacgttgctagagcttcatatacatatatgtattgagaaaacttgttgattgaaatatatgaagtttggataatatctttgtttaagcacttagattgaatatcctgtgatacaaagatcacttaggtttgcactctcacgcactcattacaacgatagtaaatctatttgagagttgacatcttagaccactttgagcttacaaattatttcatatttgtggtgtatattattgcgcgaatttggatacatatctgctttacttgaaagcacaatcactgtaccatttgattgtatttcaaatctattgtatttccaggcacgggcttgaagagggagactagccctagaatagtcccggattggcttagacccggttaggaaagctaggtgcgtcgtcctgttaaggcgtgtaggttgaggtcagccccgctaattgacctggttaaggttgaggtcagccctatgttaatttgacctggttgtaaacggtgtcgctccacccttaagtgagctactagtggaatcctcaagcttgcgagcttgaggcggggacgtaggcacagttgaccgaacctcaataacatatcgtgtgtttgcttacattttcgcactttacatttaccgcacatgtatgttatgggtgaatgatgcgtatgacttaattttcatattatatttatctacgcatttggaaattgcatagacaggccctaggttttgcatatactgttgttgaatacattaacctaggagaaaaagtttaaaattccaattcaccccccctcttgggaatacacaaattctaacaaactcccctagggtcttgtagAAGCAAGACCGCCTTATTAGGATCGAATGGAATCGTGGGAGGCTTGAGCTACTACTCCTTGACTTTGACATTATTATCATTCATTGGATCCACTAGTTCTACTGTGCTATAGGAACAAGCATGTTCAACGATATACGAGCCATAGAGGGGTCTCAGCTTCCACGGAAACAGACGGTATTTAGAGTTGCAGAGAGATTCTTGCTGACTAGGGAAGGGTTGTTTTCCCTTGAGCTTATGCAGCACCTTCATCTACCTCTTCTCTAAGCAGTCCTTGTCATTGGCTTTCCTTTTAGATTTTGTGGGCGCATGCACCTGCAATTTTTTCAACcctatggcattatcaagtaaaaagttaatctgttttatgatccaaaatatataATGTTGAATTTTAACAGGTACATCACATGCCTTACCGTAAATTAACCTGTATGGAGTCATTCTTGAAATTCTCTTGATTGCAGCTTGGTAAGCCCAGCGCGCATCATCCAATTCCTCGAGCCATGCTTTGTGGTTAGGACAACCCATCTTCTCAAATATAATCTTGACTTCTGAAAAGAACTGTCGCTTGTCTTGTAGTAATGTTCGATTGGTAGcaaagtagttcacaatatcatcaactcgAGGGTCATATGACATGTCGGTGATTGGATAGGTGATGTTTAACATAGTCAATTTCGGCGGTCTCCATTGCTCATCACGGACCGGTATTTCATCTATCCCTATGGACAGCTTATCAATTACCTCAAGTTTTCCAGGAgattcactttcacatataccaTCTAGACCAACTGCTGAAAACAACTCCAATGCATCCAAGTCATCCACCATGTCTACTGCGTGTACCTCTAATTCCTCACGCCCAATCGGCGTTTTATTAAACACATTCATTTCCTGTGTCATGTTCCCGATAGTAAGCTTGAGTACTCCGCTTCGACAGTTGATTAAAGCATTAGAAGTTGTAAGGAATGATCGGCCAAGGATAACGGGAGTCTGATAGGTGGTGGACACAGGCTGCTGCATTTCCAGAACAACAAAATCCACTGGGTAGTAGAATTTGTCGACATgaatcaatacatcctcaatGATGCCTTGTGGAGCTTTACCGGATCTGTCTGCTAATTGTAGCATCATATTGGTcttcttcaattcacctaaacccagttGTTTATATATCAAGAATGggagcagattcacactactccccaagtcaagtaaagctctcccgatgcgagattcaccaatcaAGATCGAAATCGTGGGAGACCCAAGGTCTCTAAGTTTCTatggagtctgactaagaatcaatgcactgacctgctcagttaagaaagcctttttcttcatgACCAGTTTCCTTTTTATGGTGCAGAGGTCTTTCAGGAATTTTGCATATGCGGGGATCTGCTGTATGGCATCTAAAAGTGGGATGTTGATTTGTActtgcttgaatatctcttgaatctccgtatgatacttgttcttttgtccagacatcaaacgctgagggtatgggaccactggctggtattccttaactggctcatcttTCTTATTATCGGGCGTTGTAGAACTCGAACTcatttgattttttctttcctttatctatCTCATCTACCGCCTCAAGTGGTGGTGCGGCTAGCTGTTGATCAGTAGGTAATGCAAGATGaaaaacttcttttccacttcgcaaagtaataactgcttttgctgactcaTACGCATCCCCTAAAACATTGTGCACTGACTATTGTTGCTGTCTGTATACctagggattaggctgaggctgtgcaaGGAATTTTCatttttccagggtattaagctatgtactcatcttgcttacggcatctttcaattctccattggtcgtaacttgcatttgcatgaattgctggagcgtGGTTGCCACCTGCGCTATACTATCATCAGAAGCTTTCTTTACTAGAATGTGGGCTAAAGCTGGTTGGAATCCTGGGGGTGCGTAGCTCTGGGAAAACTGTTGTGGTTGATACTGCGGTTGAGGAGCTACGATtggattgtatgtcggttgcagaggcggtgcatatgattgaggtgcttGCTGATCCtgtgaagatgatggaccaggctTATCATTTCTCCATTGAAGGTTTGGATGATTTTGCCACCCCaggttgtaagtgtttgagagctGCTGATTCTGCGTCTTGTTGACCCAATTTTCCGATGACACCTGATCTGATCTGCTttcttgcaacacaggtaagaattgacaatcctgagatctatggtctgaagtctcacaaatcgtacaaatctcagctttcgacttttcggattccatgacttccaatttcttagataacgcagctacaagggcctgtaagctagtgtcctctttgacctcatatctgcCCCTACCACTaattgctcggataggttgggcatCTACTGACACCCGTTCAGGTCGTGCGTTCCACCgctgggcactctcagcgagataatccaaaaatgataagccctcgtctggttccttacggaagaacatcccattgcacatagactgggcaaattgtttgcacacaggggttaaagcagtaaaaaaatagttcactaacctccacgattcgaaaccatggtgcaGGCATATGTTCATCGGGTCCTTGAATCTCTCATaacatgcctggaatgtctcgccatctttttgcatgaactgactgatctgctcttCCAGGTACTAATTTTTCtgaagaggaaagaacttatgtaagaactcacgctgcatttcagcccagctagtaatagagttagggcgcaaagaattaaaccagattttttccctgtctttcagagaaaagggaaacaaacgcagtttaatgtattcatcagtcccaaccctattaatgaaagtggtgcaaaccatctcaaagtatgtcaagtgttggtatggactctcagagtccatcccgtgaaactggggaatcacagataacatgccatgtttaagagtgaaattcggtgcatcttgtggcaacacaatgcatgaaggtgtagatgttcgtgcaggctgtagaaaatcttcaagtgtacgtggtgcatgtgcagccatagcttcttcaaaataatggtcaaacagattattcagctcAAACTCATAATCACTCGCAGGACTAACAGGTGAACAGTCAGACTCAGTGTTATGTGTATCCCTActagtgctaggtgaaagtctacacaatctattcgaattatctcgaacccaggg
It encodes the following:
- the LOC131160633 gene encoding uncharacterized protein LOC131160633; the protein is MMLQLADRSGKAPQGIIEDVLIHVDKFYYPVDFVVLEMQQPVSTTYQTPVILGRSFLTTSNALINCRSGVLKLTIGNMTQEMNVFNKTPIGREELEVHAVDMVDDLDALELFSAVGLDGICESESPGKLEVIDKLSIGIDEIPVRDEQWRPPKLTMLNITYPITDMSYDPRVDDIVNYFATNRTLLQDKRQFFSEVKIIFEKMGCPNHKAWLEELDDARWAYQAAIKRISRMTPYRLIYGLKKLQVHAPTKSKRKANDKDCLEKR